In Ailuropoda melanoleuca isolate Jingjing chromosome 4, ASM200744v2, whole genome shotgun sequence, the following proteins share a genomic window:
- the NBEAL2 gene encoding neurobeachin-like protein 2 isoform X3, which translates to MEPALGPGVQKDLGYLQQWLKAFVGAFEKSISLSSLEPRRPEEAGAEVPLLPRAALHVLAEQLDAGDLEQASLLLKLFIILCRNLENVEAGWGQVLAPRVLALLTQLTAELKGAPASQEGRGLLLENVALHALLLCEGLFDPYQTWRRQHRKSSVPRRRANTSSLRLLCPVNSAPSSESPAGLVTSACPACPPYPESLQGADGLPPRLLLRLVHLFGAVLAGGKENGEMAVSAGSVQGLLGVVRGWDHGPAQDPRLVPLALEALVGAVHVLHASRTPPRGPELRTLLEGYFRVLNADWPAGPSPGPEEALVTLRVSMLDAIPRMLACEDRPVLQATFLSNNCFEHLTRLIQNSKLYLQARAPPEGDSDLATRLLTEPDVQKVLDQDTDAVAVHVVRVLTCIMSGSPSAKEVFKERIGYPHLLEVLQSHGPPTHRLLQELLNMAVEGDHSGCPPPPIVNEQPVLLLMQWLPALPTAELRLFLAQCLWWLCDSCPASRGTCVQAGLVGHLLETLSAGVALGTHCQEQLWALLQALGRVSLRPLELRCLLRPPPALDSGPGATEAGKARHAGAIIRALSGMARRQGPARALHYFDLTPSMAGIMVPPVQRWPGPGFTFHAWLCLHPVAAPPAPAPSRPLQRKQLYSFFTSSGSGFEAFFTAAGTLVVAVCTRKEYLTMSLPEVSFADSAWHCVAVVHVPGRRPFGQNLVHVYKDGQLVKTAPLRCPSLSEPFSSCCIGSAGHRTTTTTTGLPTPPVPAALAPTHPSLSRSQSVPATAGLGWGAGLVAPLQEGSISSTLAGTQDTRWGSPTSLEGELGAVAIFHEALSSAALRSLFILGPKEMAPFKPEGELHELSAKLLLHYSPQACRNNICLDLSPGHGLDGRLTGHRVETWDVKDVVTCVGGMAALLPLLERVASQPQEAEAGPAETHDLVGPELTSGHNTQGLLLPLGKSSVEVRMERNAVAAFLLMLRNFLQGHAGNQESLVQCQGPAIIGALLRKVPSWAMDMNVLMSAQLLMEQVAAEGSGPLLYLLYQHVLFTFHLWSPSDFAVRLGHIQYMSSIVREHRQKLRKKYGVQFILDALRSHYSPLREHPLAADDVRTVQTSLFGLVREFLVRSSATEDMQVVLSFLAAAADDGQVVGGLDLLLALLQGSPAQESLAVFLVEQGNLEVLLALLVRPRSLPLVSDRVCKILRKLQQNERLPERSRQRLRLREYSLQGLVACLPEGAASPQLCQGLYKLFLGTDCLNLSDLLAVVQLSLQADLSVRLDICRQLFHLIYGQPDIVRLLARQAGWQDVLTRLYVLEATTASSPPPFSPEPPTSPEPTLCQPPTESPETSDVFLPSETPSPDPDAFYHALSPFCTPFDLGLERASVGSCNTAAGGGGGGSSGTLTPASQPGTPSPLEGPRPFPVAHGRHSSSLSNVLEDGSLPEPAISGDDTSNTSNPQQTSEEELCNVLTNVLFSVTWRGVEGSDEAAWRERSQVFSVLTQLGASATLVRPPDCIKRSLLEMMLESALTDIKEAPVGVLASLTQQALWLLRLLQDFLCAEGHGNQELWSEKLFEGVCSLLDRLGAWPHLANGTADLREMAQIGLRLVLGYILLEDPQLHAQAYVKLHSLLQTAVPMRREEACYVLSKLEAALARALNTSPSKTTTEDREPPSAAAAATERCSWLVPLVRTLLDRAYGPLGLQWGLPSLPPTNGSPTFFEDFQDFCATPEWRHFIDKQVQPTMSQFEMDTYAKSHDLMSGFWNACYDTLMSSGQRRQRERAQSRRAFQDLVLEPVQRRVRLEGLRYAAALKQQAAQHSTALLHWEALWRQLSSPCGAWALRDPPVPHWKLSSAETYSRMRLKLVPNHHFNPHLEASALRDNLGEAPLTPTEEASLPLAVTKEAKVSTLPEELQEDQLGEDELAALEKAMQAVELDEQHEKLVLSAECQLVTVVAVIPGLLEITTQHVYFYDGSAERVETEEGIGHDFRRPLAQLREVHLRRFNLRRSALELFFIDQANYFLNFPCKVGGTAASSPCQAPRPQPCPIPPHTQVRNQAYSLLLRLRPPSQGYLSSRSPQEMLRASGLTQKWVQREISNFEYLMQLNTIAGRTYNDLSQYPVFPWVLQDYVSPTLDLSNPAVFRDLSKPIGVVNPKHAQLVREKYESFEDPAGTIDKFHYGTHYSNAPGVMHYLIRVEPFTSLHIQLQSGRFDCADRQFHSVAAAWQARLESPADVKELIPEFFYFPDFLENQNGFDLGCLQMTNEKVGDVVLPPWASSPEDFIQQHRQALESEYVSAHLHEWIDLIFGYKQRGPAAEKALNVFYYCTYEGAVDLDHVVDERERKALEGIISNFGQTPCQLLKEPHPARLSAEEAAQRLARLDTNSPSIFQHLDQLKAFFAEVISDDVPLVLALVPHRQSHSFTIQGSSDLLVTVSASGLLGIHNWLPYDRNINNYFSFSKDATIGNPKMQRLLSGPWVPDCGVSGQALAVAPDGKLLFSGGHWDGSLRVTALPRGKLLKQLNRHLDVVTCLALDTCGIYLISGSRDTTCMVWRLLQEGGLSVGLASKPVQVLYGHEAAVSCVAISTELDMAVSGSEDGTVIIHTVRRGQFVAALRPPGATLPGPVSHLELGSEGQIVVQSSARERVGAQVTYSLHLYSVNGKLRASLPLVEQPTALAVTEDFVLLGTAQCALHILHLNKLLPAAPPLPMKVPIRSVAVTKERSHVLVGLEDGKLIVVGAGQPSEVRSSQFARKLWRSSRRISQVSSGETEYNPGEAR; encoded by the exons ATGGAACCAGCTTTGGGACCTGGGGTCCAG AAGGACCTGGGCTACCTGCAGCAGTGGCTGAAGGCCTTTGTGGGTGCCTTCGAGAAAAGcatctccctgtcttctctggagCCACGCAG GCCGGAGGAGGCAGGCGCCGAGGTGCCGCTGCTGCCACGGGCCGCGCTGCATGTCCTGGCCGAGCAGCTGGACGCGGGGGACCTGGAGCAGGCCTCGCTGCTGCTCAAGCTCTTCATCATTCTCTGCAG GAACCTGGAGAACGTAGAGGCAGGCTGGGGCCAGGTGCTGGCGCCCCGGGTGCTGGCCTTGCTGACCCAGTTGACAGCAGAG CTGAAAGGAGCCCCAGCGTCACAGGAGGGCCGTGGGCTGCTGCTGGAGAACGTGGCCCTGCACGCCCTGCTCCTCTGCGAGGGCCTCTTTGACCCCTACCAGACCTGGCGGCGCCAGCACA ggAAGTCATCAGTTCCAAGGAGAAGAGCAAATACAAGTTCCCTCCGGCTGCTTTGCCCAGTGAATTCAGCGCCTTCTTCCGAG TCCCCCGCAGGCTTGGTGACGTCGGCCTGTCCTGCCTGCCCACCCTATCCAGAGAGCCTGCAGGGTGCAGATGGCCTACCTCCCAGGCTGCTGTTACGTCTGGTCCACCTCTTCGGTGCTGTCCTTGCAGGAGGGAAG GAGAACGGGGAGATGGCTGTGAGTGCTGGCTCTGTGCAGGGCCTGTTGGGTGTGGTACGGGGCTGGGACCACGGGCCGGCCCAGGACCCCCGCCTAGTGCCCCTGGCGCTGGAGGCGCTCGTGGGGGCCGTACATGTCCTGCATGCCAGCCGCACACCCCCTCGGGGGCCAGAGCTCCGCACCCTGCTTGAGGGCTACTTCCGCGTCCTTAACGCCGACTGGCCGGCGGGCCCGAGCCCCGGCCCTGAAGAGGCCCTTGTCACCCTGCGGGTCAGCATGCTCG ACGCCATCCCCAGGATGCTGGCGTGTGAGGACCGGCCGGTGCTGCAGGCCACCTTCCTCAGCAACAACTGCTTTGAACACCTCACTCGCCTCATCCAGAACAGCAAG ctGTACCTGCAGGCCCGGGCGCCCCCTGAGGGGGACAGTGACCTGGCTACCCGGTTACTGACCGAGCCCGATGTCCAGAAG GTACTGGACCAGGACACAGATGCCGTCGCAGTGCATGTGGTCCGAGTGCTGACCTGCATCATGAGTGGCTCCCCTTCAGCCAAG GAGGTGTTCAAGGAGCGCATCGGCTACCCTCACCTGCTCGAGGTTCTGCAGAGCCACGGTCCCCCCACCCACCGGCTGCTGCAAGAGCTACTCAACATG GCTGTGGAGGGGGACCACAGTGGATGCCCGCCACCCCCGATCGTCAACGAGCAGCCCGTGCTGCTGCTGATGCAGTGGCTGCCGGCACTGCCCACAGCAGAGCTGCGGCTCTTCCTCGCGCAGTGCCTCTGGTGGCTCTGTGACAGCTGCCCGGCCAGCCGGGGCACGTGCGTGCAGGCGGGCCTGGTGGGCCACCTGCTGGAGACGCTCAGTGCGGGGGTAGCCTTGGGGACCCACTGCCAGGAGCAGCTGTGGGCGCTGCTGCAAGCCTTGGGCCGAGTGTCTCTGAGACCCTTGGAGCTGCGCTGCCTGCTGCGCCCCCCACCAGCGCTGGACTCGGGGCCCGGCGCAACGGAGGCCGGGAAGGCCAGGCATGCCGGTGCTATCATCCGTGCGTTGTCAGGCATGGCCCGGCGCCAGGGCCCTGCACGAGCCCTACACTACTTTGACCTGACGCCCAGCATGGCGGGGATTATGGTACCCCCCGTGCAGCGCTGGCCAGGACCCGGCTTCACCTTCCACGCCTGGCTCTGTCTGCACCCCGTGGCTGcgccacctgccccagccccctcccggCCACTCCAGCGAAAGCAGCTGTACAG CTTCTTCACCAGCAGTGGCTCAGGGTTCGAGGCCTTCTTCACGGCAGCTGGGACGCTGGTGGTGGCCGTGTGCACCCGGAAGGAGTACTTGACCATGAGCTTGCCTGAAGTGTCCTTTGCCGACTCTGCCTGG CACTGCGTGGCCGTTGTCCATGTGCCCGGGCGCCGGCCCTTCGGCCAAAACCTGGTCCATGTCTACAAAGACGGCCAGCTGGTCAAGACAGCACCCCTTCGCTGCCCCTCCCTCAGTGAG CCTTTCTCCTCCTGCTGTATCGGCTCTGCTGGGCACCGCACAACGACCACCACCACGGGGCTGCCTACGCCACCAGTCCCTGCTGCCCTGGCTCCCACTCACCCCTCCCTTTCCCGCTCCCAGTCGGTCCCCGCCACCGCAGGGCTTGGCTGGGGGGCCGGGCTGGTGGCCCCCCTGCAGGAGGGCAGCATCAGCTCCACCCTTGCAGGCACACAGGACACCCGGTGGGGCAGCCCCACGTCCCTGGAGGGTGAGCTGGGGGCCGTGGCCATCTTCCATGAAGCCTTGTCCTCGGCGGCCCTGCGGTCCCTGTTCATCTTGG ggccCAAGGAGATGGCACCCTTCAAGCCCGAGGGTGAGCTGCACGAGCTTAGCGCCAAGTTGCTCCTCCATTACTCACCTCAG gcctgtAGGAACAACATCTGCCTGGACCTGTCCCCCGGCCATGGGCTGGATGGCCGCCTGACGGGCCACAGGGTGGAGACGTGGGACGTGAAG GATGTGGTGACTTGTGTGGGAGGCATGGctgccctgctgcccctgctggAGCGAGTGGCCTCACAGCCCCAAGAGGCCGAGGCAGGTCCTGCTGAGACACATGACCTCGTGGGGCCTGAGCTGACCTCTGGCCACAATActcagggcctgcttctcccactgggCAAGTCCTCAG TAGAGGTGCGCATGGAGAGGAACGCCGTGGCTGCCTTCCTGTTGATGCTGCGGAACTTCCTGCAGGGCCATGCGGGGAACCAGGAGAGCCTGGTGCAGTGCCAGGGGCCGGCCATCATCGGGGCCCTCCTGCGAAAG GTTCCCAGCTGGGCCATGGACATGAACGTGCTCATGTCCGCCCAGCTGCTGATGGAGCAGGTGGCCGCAGAGGGCAGCGGGCCCCTCCTGTACCTGCTTTACCAGCATGTGCTCTTCACCTTCCACCTCTGGAGCCCCAGTGACTTTGCCGTGCGCCTTG GCCACATCCAGTACATGTCTAGCATAGTCCGGGAGCACAGACAGAAGCTGCGGAAGAAGTACGGGGTTCAGTTCATCCTGGATGCGCTGCGCTCCCATTACAG CCCACTGCGGGAGCACCCCCTAGCGGCCGACGACGTGCGCACAGTGCAGACTTCACTCTTTGGCCTGGTGCGGGAGTTCCTGGTTCGGAGCTCGGCCACCGAGGACATGCAGGTGGTGCTTAGCTTTCTGGCCGCTGCAGCTGATGATGGGCAG GTGGTGGGTGGTCTGGACCTGCTGCTGGCGCTGCTGCAAGGCTCACCGGCACAGGAGAGTCTGGCTGTCTTCCTGGTGGAGCAGGGAAACCTTGAGGTGCTGCTGGCTCTGCTGGTGCGGCCGAGGTCACTGCCCCTGGTGTCCGACCGAGTCTGCAAG ATCCTGCGCAAACTGCAGCAGAATGAGCGCTTACCTGAGCGGAGCCGCCAGCGGCTCCGGCTGCGAGAATACAGTCTCCAGGGGCTCGTCGCCTGCCTGCCAGAGGGGGCTGCTtccccccagctctgccagggcCTCTACAAGCTATTCCTGGGGACAG ATTGCCTGAATCTCTCTGATCTGTTGGCCGTGGTGCAGCTGTCCCTCCAGGCTGACCTCAGCGTCCGCTTGGACATTTGTCGCCAG CTCTTCCACCTCATCTACGGACAGCCAGACATAGTGCGGCTGCTGGCCCGACAGGCTGGCTGGCAGGACGTGCTGACCCGGCTCTATGTCCTGGAGGCGACCACAGCCAGCAGTCCCCCGCCCTTCTCCCCGGagccacccacctccccagagCCCACCTTATGCCAGCCACCCACTGAGTCACCTGAGACGTCGGACGTCTTCCTGCCCTCGGAGACCCCCAGCCCGGACCCTGATGCCTTTTACCACGCTCTCTCTCCGTTCTGTACACCTTTTGACCTGGGCCTGGAACGGGCCAGCGTGGGTTCGTGCAACACTGCTGCTGGCGGCGGTGGCGGTGGTAGCAGTGGGACTCTtactccagccagccagcccggCACACCTTCCCCACTGGAGGGGCCCCGGCCCTTCCCTGTGGCCCACGGCCGCCATAGCTCCAGTCTCTCCAATGTGCTGGAGGACGGCAGCCTCCCGGAGCCCGCCATCAGTGGGGACGATACCTCAAATACCAGCAACCCTCAG CAAACCTCTGAGGAGGAATTGTGCAACGTCCTCACCAACGTGCTGTTCTCGGTGACGTGGCGCGGTGTGGAAGGCAGCGATGAGGCCGCCTGGCGGGAGCGCAGCCAGGTCTTCTCGGTGCTCACCCAGCTGGGGGCCTCAGCCACACTTGTGCGCCCACCGGACTGCATCAAGCGCAG cctcctggagATGATGCTGGAGTCAGCCCTGACCGACATCAAAGAGGCCCCCGTTGGGGTCCTGGCCAGCCTCACCCAGCAGGCGCTCTGGCTGCTGCGCCTGCTGCAGGACTTCCTGTGCGCGGAGGGCCACGGGAACCAGGAGCTGTGGAGTGAGAAG CTCTTTGAGGgagtgtgcagtctgcttgacCGCCTGGGAGCCTGGCCACACCTGGCCAATGGCACAGCGGATCTCCGAGAGATGGCCCAGATCGGCCTGCGCCTAGTGCTTGGCTACATCCTGCTGGAGGACCCACAG CTGCATGCCCAGGCCTATGTGAAACTGCACTCGCTGCTGCAGACCGCAGTGCCCATGCGGCGGGAGGAGGCCTGCTATGTGCTCTCCAAGCTGGAGGCGGCACTGGCGCGGGCGCTGAACACCTCCCCATCAAAAACGACCACTGAGGACAGGGAGCCCCCAAGTGCAGCTGCTGCAGCCACAGAGCGCTGCTCGTGGCTGGTACCCCTGGTGCGCACCCTGCTCGACCGTGCCTATGGGCCGCTGGGGCTCCAGTGGGGACTGCCTTCCCTGCCGCCCACCAACGGCAGCCCCACCTTCTTCGAGGACTTCCAGGACTTTTGTGCCACACCTGAATGGCGCCACTTCATCGACAAGCAG GTGCAGCCCACCATGTCGCAGTTCGAAATGGACACTTACGCGAAGAGCCACGACCTCATGTCGGGCTTCTGGAATGCCTGCTATGACACGCTCATGAGTAGTGGACAGCGGCGCCAGCGGGAGCGGGCACAGAGCCGTCGGGCCTTCCAG GACCTGGTGCTGGAACCTGTGCAAAGGCGCGTGCGCCTGGAGGGGCTGCGCTACGCGGCGGCACTGAAGCAGCAGGCGGCGCAGCACTCCACTGCCCTGCTGCACTGGGAGGCGCTGTGGCGTCAGCTCTCCAGCCCCTGTGGGGCCTGGGCCCTGAG GGACCCCCCTGTTCCACATTGGAAGCTGTCCAGTGCTGAGACATACTCGCGGATGCGTCTGAAGCTAGTGCCCAACCATCACTTCAACCCTCACTTGGAAGCGAGCGCCCTACGCGACAACCTGG GTGAGGCCCCCCTGACCCCTACGGAGGAGGCCTCGCTGCCTCTAGCAGTGACCAAGGAGGCCAAAGTCAGTACCCTCCCAGAGGAGCTGCAGGAAGACCAGCTGGGCGAAGATGAGCTGGCTGCGCTGGAGAAAGC GATGCAGGCGGTGGAACTGGACGAGCAGCATGAGAAGCTGGTGCTTTCAGCGGAGTGCCAGCTGGTCACAGTGGTGGCTGTGATCCCAGGGCTGCTGGAGATCACCACGCAGCATGTGTACTTCTATGATGGCAGCGCCGAGCGTGTGGAAACGGAGGAGG GCATCGGCCACGACTTCCGGCGCCCACTCGCCCAGCTGCGTGAGGTCCACCTGCGGCGTTTCAACCTGCGCCGCTCAGCACTCGAGCTCTTCTTCATCGATCAGGCCAACTATTTCCTCAACTTCCCGTGCAAGGTGGGCGGGACCGCAGCCTCGTCTCCGtgccaggcccccaggccccagccctgccccatcccaccccacacccaggtACGGAACCAGGCTTACTCCTTGCTCCTGCGCCTCCGACCGCCGAGCCAAGGCTACCTAAGCAGCCGCTCCCCCCAGGAGATGCTGCGTGCCTCTGGCCTCACCCAG aaatGGGTCCAGCGTGAGATCTCCAACTTCGAGTACTTGATGCAACTCAACACCATTGCAGGGCGGACCTACAACGACCTGTCTCAGTACCCTGTG TTCCCCTGGGTCCTGCAGGACTACGTGTCCCCAACTTTGGACCTCAGCAACCCGGCCGTCTTCCGGGACCTGTCTAAGCCCATCGGTGTGGTGAACCCCAAGCATGCCCAGCTCGTGAGGGAGAA GTACGAGAGCTTCGAGGACCCAGCGGGCACCATTGACAAGTTCCACTATGGCACCCACTATTCCAACGCACCGGGCGTGATGCACTACCTCATCCGCGTGGAGCCCTTCACGTCCCTGCACATCCAGCTGCAGAGTGGCCG ctttgaCTGCGCGGACCGGCAGTTCCACTCAGTGGCAGCAGCCTGGCAGGCCCGCCTGGAGAGCCCTGCGGACGTGAAGGAGCTCATCCCGGAGTTCTTCTACTTCCCCGACTTCCTGGAGAACCAGAACG GCTTCGACCTGGGCTGCCTCCAGATGACCAACGAGAAGGTGGGCGACGTGGTGCTGCCGCCGTGGGCCAGCTCTCCCGAGGACTTCATCCAGCAGCACCGCCAGGCTCTG gagtcCGAGTATGTGTCTGCCCACCTGCATGAGTGGATCGACCTCATCTTTGGCTACAAGCAGCGGGGACCGGCCGCGGAGAAGGCCCTCAACGTCTTCTATTACTGCACCTATGAGG GGGCCGTGGACCTGGACCACGTGGTGGACGAGCGGGAACGGAAGGCTCTGGAGGGCATTATCAGTAATTTTGGGCAGACTCCCTGTCAGCTGCTCAAG GAGCCACATCCAGCTCGGCTCTCCGCCGAGGAAGCAGCCCAGCGCCTTGCACGTCTGGACACTAACTCACCTAGCATCTTCCAGCACCTGGACCAGCTCAAGGCCTTCTTCGCAGAG GTCATCAGTGATGACGTGCCCCTGGTACTGGCCCTGGTTCCCCACCGGCAGTCCCACTCCTTCACCATCCAGGGCTCCTCAGACCTGTTG GTGACCGTGAGTGCCAGTGGGCTGTTGGGCATCCACAACTGGTTGCCCTATGACCGGAACATAAACAACTATTTCAGCTTCAGCAAAGACGCCACCATAGGCAACCCCAA GATGCAACGACTGCTGAGCGGCCCGTGGGTGCCAGACTGTGGTGTGAGTGGGCAAGCCCTGGCCGTAGCCCCCGACGGAAAGCTGCTGTTCAGCGGTGGCCATTGGGATGGCAGCCTGCGAGTGACCGCACTGCCGCGGGGCAAGCTGCTGAAGCAACTCAACCGCCACCTTG ATGTCGTGACCTGCCTTGCACTGGACACCTGTGGCATCTACCTCATCTCGGGCTCCCGGGACACCACGTGCATGGTGTGGCGGCTCCTGCAGGAG GGTGGTCTCTCGGTGGGACTGGCATCAAAGCCCGTGCAGGTCCTGTACGGGCATGAGGCTGCGGTGAGCTGTGTGGCCATCAGCACTGAACTCGACATGGCTGTATCTGGATCTGAG GATGGAACTGTGATCATCCACACTGTACGCCGTGGCCAATTTGTGGCAGCACTACGCCCCCCAGGGGCCACGTTACCCGGACCTGTGTCCCATCTGGAGCTGGGGTCTGAGGGCCAGATTGTGGTACAGAGCTCAGCGAGGGAGCGTGTGGGGGCTCAG GTCACCTACTCCTTGCACCTGTACTCCGTGAATGGGAAGTTACGGGCTTCACTGCCCCTGGTGGAGCAGCCCACAGCCCTGGCCGTGACAGAGGACTTTGTTTTGCTGGGCACAGCCCAGTGTGCCCTGCACATCCTCCACCTGAACAA acTGCTCCCGGCTGCGCCTCCCCTACCCATGAAGGTGCCCATCCGCAGCGTGGCTGTGACCAAGGAGCGCAGCCACGTGCTCGTGGGCCTGGAGGACGGCAAGCTTATCGTGGTGGGCGCGGGGCAGCCCTCTGAG GTGCGCAGCAGCCAGTTCGCGCGGAAGCTGTGGCGGTCCTCCAGGCGCATCTCTCAGGTGTCCTCGGGGGAGACAGAGTACAACCCTGGAGAGGCGCGCTGA